The window CAAGCTCGTTCAAACGGAGATGGAGAAGCACGGTGTTTCCTTCCGCTTTGGCGTCGGTGTGAGCGAGATAATAGGCAGCCCCGTCAAGGCCGTCAAAATTGGTGACGAGGAAGTCGAGGCTGATTTGGTTCTCGTTGCCACCGGTGTGAGGGCCAACGTTGACCTCGCTAAAAAAGCGGGCCTCGAAGTTAACCGCGGAATAGTCGTCAACGAGCACCTCCAGACGAGCGACCCTGACATATACGCGATAGGCGACTGTGCGGAAGTTATTGACGCCGTTACCGGAGGGAGAATCCTCAGCCAGCTGGGAACTTCTGCAGTGAGGATGGCGAAAGTGGCAGCGGAGCACATAGCAGGAAAGGACGTCTCCTTCAGGCCCGTCTTCAACACGGCAATAACCGAGCTCTTCGGCCTTGAGATCGGCACCTTCGGCATAACGGAGGATAGGGCGAAGAAAGAGGGCATCGCGATAGCCGTCGGTAAGTTCAAAGGCTCCACCAAGCCCGAGTACTATCCCGGCGGCAAGCCGATAACCGTGAAGGTTATCTTCAGGAAAGACGATAGAAAGCTCATTGGCGCGCAGATAGTCGGCGGCGAGCGTGTCTGGGGCAGGATAATGACGCTCTCTGCCCTAGCACAGAAAGGTGCAACTGTCGAGGACGTTGTTTACTTAGAGACCGCCTACGCCCCGCCGATAAGCCCGACGATAGATCCGATAAGCGTTGCAGCCGAGATGGCTTTGAGGAAGTTCAAGTGACACCTCTTTTCTCTTCACATTTTAGCAAACTTTAAGTCCATTCTGGCAAACTTGGGTTTTAGATGATGCTAGTGAAGGTTAGCGATAGGAATAAGATACTGCTTGGAATCGGGACCGGAGTGCTGCTGGCGTCGAGCCTGAGGATCTTCGTTGCCGGCGCTTATTCCAGCCTTGAGAAGACGTTCTTCTACGGCGTGAACTTCCCATCGGGACTTGATATAATACTCCTCATACTCGCCTCCATCTTGTTGGCAAAATGAGCAGAAAAGCTGGAGCGGCCCTAATGGCAGCCTACGCGGTGGCTTCCCTTGCCTTTGCATCAGCCATAGCTCTCGTCGAGAGCACTAAGGGCAGCAGGGGTGGGGTAATCGGCGCTGCGTACCTCTTTCTCGTGGCAACTTTGGCTTTGGGTGCCTACGTCGGTATGGACATCGGTTTGGCGTTCATGGAGAACAACCTTGAAGCCCTAATTCTAGCCGCCTCCGTGATCTACGCCCTCGCGAGCTACGGTGGAAGTGCTGAGGTTAGGCTTCCAAACGCGAAAGAAATAGCGGCCCGCTTCTCGGCCTCGCAGTGGTTTCGGTAATAGTTCTCGCCCTCTTCAACGTGGTCCAACTTACGTTGAAGCCAAGAAGGACGTCCTCATCTGGAGCTACAACGTCCACCAGGACTTTGGACCTTAACAGGGGACGTTCAACGGCTACGAGCTGATTAACCTCCTGAAGGAGCAGAAGCCCGATATCTGGGCGGCGCAGGAGGTCGTCGGTGGAATGATCAGCAACGGCTACCAGGATATTCCCCTGATGATCTCCGCATACCTCGGCTACGCCTACGAGTACAAACCGGCCGTTGAAGGAACCCACGGCATAGCGGTCTTCTCGCACTGGCACATGAAGACGGAGAGTGAACTCAACCCCGAGAGCCTCGGACAGGCGAGGTCAGCCCAGAAGGTAACCATCGATGAGCTCGGATTAACCCTCGTCAACGTGCACATGGGGCTGAACGAGACAGAGAGAGCAATGCAGGCGGGAGAGCTCCTCAAGTTCGCGGAGAGCGAGCCGGTAGCCCATATAATAGCAGGCGACACTAACGTCGAACCGGACGAGAGGCGATAGCAATACTTACGCGCAACTACTATAACTCCTTTGAGAAGAGGCTGCCATACACTTTCAAACTGGGGCAACATCGACATCGAAAACATCGACCACATCCTGCTCAAGAAGGACTGGCCGGCAAAGGTCAAAGACTACGGATGCCTCTGCGATGTGGAAGTTTCCGACCACAGGCCGATATGGGCCGTCATCGAGCTACCGTGAGGTTTTTACTCTTCCAACCTTTTTTGAAAATTGAACCACAACTCTTAAATTCCAAACCAGACGTATCTCCGCCCGGTGAAAAATATGAAAGAGATTTCATTGGTTCTGGTGTCCATTGCAACCGTTA of the Thermococcus onnurineus NA1 genome contains:
- a CDS encoding NAD(P)/FAD-dependent oxidoreductase; translation: MKIVVIGSGTAGSNFALFMRKLDRKAEITVIGKEETMQYSPCALPHVISGTIEKPEDVIVFPNEFYEKQKITLMLGTEAKAIDRERKVVITDKGKVSYDKLVLAVGSKTFVPPIKGVENEGVFTLKSLDDVRKIKAYIAERKPKKAVVIGAGLIGLEGAEAFAKLGMEVLVVELLDRLLPTMLDKDTAKLVQTEMEKHGVSFRFGVGVSEIIGSPVKAVKIGDEEVEADLVLVATGVRANVDLAKKAGLEVNRGIVVNEHLQTSDPDIYAIGDCAEVIDAVTGGRILSQLGTSAVRMAKVAAEHIAGKDVSFRPVFNTAITELFGLEIGTFGITEDRAKKEGIAIAVGKFKGSTKPEYYPGGKPITVKVIFRKDDRKLIGAQIVGGERVWGRIMTLSALAQKGATVEDVVYLETAYAPPISPTIDPISVAAEMALRKFK
- a CDS encoding endonuclease/exonuclease/phosphatase family protein, which gives rise to MRRGCHTLSNWGNIDIENIDHILLKKDWPAKVKDYGCLCDVEVSDHRPIWAVIELP